From Oenococcus sicerae, the proteins below share one genomic window:
- a CDS encoding energy-coupling factor transporter ATPase — MTILQVKNLNYHYSQMTKASISKLNFSLNSGEWLTILGKNGSGKSTLVHLLDGLLLADSGQIIIDGQILSKENIWSIRKKIGIVFQNPDNQFVGETVLDDVAFGMENNAVTRKLMFQRANDALQKVNMAAFADRQPARLSGGQKQRVAIAGVLVLNPKILILDEATSMLDPIGRQEVWQTIKKLRENHQLTVISISHDLTEMALSDRVIVLNDGKITFDGKAKALFLKDKLLNDNGLKLPFLSQLVKDLRQNKIMPSGNFKNGKELAALIWKSFSSM, encoded by the coding sequence ATGACGATTCTGCAAGTGAAAAACTTAAACTACCATTATTCTCAAATGACTAAAGCAAGTATCTCAAAACTGAATTTTTCATTAAATTCAGGAGAGTGGCTGACGATTTTAGGAAAAAATGGTTCTGGTAAAAGTACTTTAGTTCACCTATTAGACGGCCTGCTATTAGCTGATTCTGGGCAAATTATCATTGATGGTCAAATTCTGAGCAAAGAGAATATTTGGTCGATAAGAAAGAAGATCGGTATTGTTTTTCAAAACCCTGATAATCAATTTGTTGGCGAAACAGTGCTGGATGATGTTGCTTTTGGTATGGAAAATAATGCTGTTACTCGTAAACTAATGTTTCAAAGAGCCAACGATGCGCTCCAAAAGGTTAATATGGCAGCCTTTGCAGATCGGCAACCAGCTCGCCTATCTGGTGGCCAAAAACAACGAGTTGCCATTGCTGGTGTGCTTGTGTTGAACCCAAAGATTCTAATTTTAGACGAAGCGACCAGTATGCTAGATCCAATTGGTCGACAAGAGGTTTGGCAAACTATTAAAAAACTGAGAGAAAATCATCAGCTCACAGTCATTTCTATTAGTCATGATTTAACGGAAATGGCCTTATCAGATCGCGTAATTGTTCTAAATGACGGAAAAATAACTTTTGATGGCAAAGCAAAAGCGCTTTTTTTAAAAGACAAACTGCTAAATGATAATGGCTTAAAACTGCCCTTTTTATCACAATTAGTCAAGGATCTACGCCAAAATAAAATCATGCCATCAGGCAACTTTAAAAACGGGAAGGAGCTTGCAGCACTCATATGGAAATCATTTTCAAGCATGTAG
- a CDS encoding Gx transporter family protein has product MNYSSDKTRQYIYISLLCAQGVIIGLIERMIPFPFAFAPGAKLGLANIITILSLYTLPVSESFLLMMMRLILTSLLGGTMSTFLYSATGAGLSWIGMLLIKQLGNKHVSMIGISAAGGILFNVGQLTVASWIAGSWTVMLYMPVLSFIGILAGIAVGIIANFLFEHVATLSRLRFEFKQPKKRTQA; this is encoded by the coding sequence TTGAATTATTCCTCAGACAAAACCAGGCAGTACATCTATATCTCATTACTTTGCGCTCAGGGCGTGATCATTGGCCTGATCGAGCGTATGATTCCCTTCCCTTTTGCCTTTGCTCCAGGTGCCAAATTAGGATTAGCAAACATCATCACGATTCTGTCTCTATATACATTGCCAGTCTCTGAGAGTTTCCTGTTAATGATGATGCGTTTAATTCTAACGAGCCTGCTTGGCGGAACAATGTCGACTTTTCTATACTCGGCTACCGGCGCCGGCTTGTCTTGGATCGGCATGCTTTTGATCAAACAGCTTGGGAATAAACACGTTTCTATGATCGGCATTTCTGCAGCTGGTGGTATTTTATTTAATGTTGGCCAACTAACGGTTGCCAGCTGGATCGCTGGTTCTTGGACAGTCATGCTATACATGCCAGTGCTATCCTTTATTGGTATTTTAGCCGGAATCGCAGTCGGTATCATCGCCAATTTTCTTTTTGAACACGTCGCAACCTTATCGCGTCTACGCTTTGAATTTAAACAACCCAAAAAGAGGACGCAAGCATGA
- a CDS encoding NusG domain II-containing protein, producing the protein MIKPLDFLIVLSLILLSFAPLIIFSYQEQSRQTVGRQIILTAVISHAGKVVRRIQLTDHKGITKYRFTNGEAFNDVVATGKKIKIVEANCPDQICVNHASIDRAGESIVCLPHKLIVEIRSSNGKNTGGLVN; encoded by the coding sequence ATGATCAAACCACTGGATTTTCTAATTGTCCTTTCTTTGATCCTGCTCTCTTTTGCACCGCTAATTATTTTTTCTTATCAGGAGCAAAGCAGGCAGACAGTTGGCAGACAAATTATTTTAACAGCTGTCATTAGTCACGCAGGTAAGGTGGTCCGCAGGATTCAGCTGACTGATCATAAAGGTATTACTAAATACCGTTTTACAAACGGTGAAGCTTTTAATGACGTTGTTGCTACTGGCAAAAAAATTAAAATTGTAGAAGCAAACTGCCCTGACCAAATCTGCGTCAATCACGCCTCAATTGATCGGGCCGGTGAATCAATCGTCTGTTTGCCACATAAATTAATTGTTGAAATCAGATCGAGCAATGGAAAAAATACCGGAGGATTAGTGAATTGA
- a CDS encoding polyprenyl synthetase family protein, translating to MKINAIWDQYPMIKDELGQTLDLMAQNIRADNQPIAQAILHMVGSGGKLLRPAYLLLFSMFKATDRHKMIALAAAVETLHTATLIHDDVIDSSPTRRGSISIQEQFGQSTAVYSGDYLFIVCFRLMSKYAGDFRGIERYSQHMEAILNGEMAQTSERYDVNISIDQYFKQVSGKTGQLFSLAAFLGAYESGNTIAFAKRAEQIGLKIGIAFQLLDDILDYTDTSQEIGKPIHKDIREGIYSAPLILAMAQDRTALVPLLKKQAQINDQDLLIAIKLVIKLGGIKQAKTIADNYTQEALIGLKELPDLPAKKILIEITSALLERRF from the coding sequence ATGAAAATCAATGCAATCTGGGATCAATATCCAATGATCAAAGACGAATTAGGTCAAACACTAGATCTTATGGCGCAAAATATTAGAGCTGATAATCAGCCTATTGCTCAGGCTATTTTGCACATGGTTGGTTCTGGCGGCAAACTATTGCGCCCAGCATACCTATTGCTGTTTTCAATGTTTAAAGCAACCGATCGTCACAAAATGATCGCCCTAGCTGCTGCCGTTGAAACACTGCATACTGCCACCTTGATCCACGATGATGTGATCGATAGTTCCCCGACCCGTCGCGGCTCAATTTCGATCCAAGAACAATTCGGGCAGAGTACTGCTGTCTATTCCGGTGATTATTTATTTATTGTTTGTTTTAGACTGATGTCGAAATATGCAGGTGATTTTCGTGGTATTGAGCGCTACAGTCAGCATATGGAAGCAATTTTAAATGGTGAGATGGCACAAACATCCGAGCGCTATGACGTCAATATTTCGATCGATCAATATTTTAAACAAGTTTCCGGAAAAACCGGTCAGCTGTTTTCATTAGCAGCCTTTTTAGGTGCCTACGAAAGTGGTAATACAATTGCATTTGCCAAGAGAGCTGAACAGATCGGTCTTAAAATCGGCATTGCTTTTCAGCTGCTTGATGATATTTTAGATTATACGGATACGAGTCAAGAAATCGGTAAGCCGATTCATAAAGATATTCGCGAGGGTATTTATTCAGCACCTTTGATTTTGGCCATGGCTCAAGATCGGACAGCTCTTGTGCCGCTATTGAAAAAACAAGCTCAAATAAACGACCAGGACCTTCTGATCGCTATCAAACTGGTGATCAAGCTCGGTGGTATCAAACAAGCCAAGACAATCGCTGACAACTACACACAAGAAGCTTTGATCGGTTTAAAAGAATTACCCGATCTTCCGGCCAAAAAAATTTTAATCGAAATCACAAGTGCTTTGTTGGAACGGCGATTTTAA